A genomic stretch from Desulfolutivibrio sulfodismutans DSM 3696 includes:
- a CDS encoding DUF169 domain-containing protein — MSTETYRQMQEYFMHHLRLMHYPVAIRYIFEQEELDRFKRDVPHYVPGKALTFCQAEIGARMEGLTVLMEKDRLGCANAKFVFGWKGLDEAEIKSHMKYVRDMDQAEAFVRSKPRLPEGKLVAVVVSPLADAFAPPHVVHFYCDNMQAYHLAVDWMSAMNVHPLKPSMTMNSAACGGNVQAYNTASMNIFLACSGSYNAGKTERGEINVAIPGEQLVLVMERLKKRVDDHGGASITRPGQPFPGADICKNCPLITFKKAGAEEAQA, encoded by the coding sequence ATGAGTACCGAGACATATCGCCAGATGCAGGAATACTTCATGCATCACCTGCGGCTTATGCATTATCCGGTCGCCATCAGGTACATCTTCGAGCAGGAGGAACTCGACCGCTTCAAGCGCGACGTTCCCCACTATGTGCCGGGCAAGGCCCTGACGTTCTGTCAGGCGGAGATCGGCGCCCGCATGGAGGGGTTGACGGTGCTCATGGAAAAGGACCGCCTGGGGTGCGCCAACGCCAAGTTCGTCTTCGGCTGGAAGGGCCTGGACGAGGCCGAGATCAAAAGCCACATGAAATACGTGCGCGACATGGATCAGGCCGAGGCCTTCGTCAGATCCAAACCCCGCTTGCCGGAAGGCAAGCTTGTCGCCGTCGTGGTCTCGCCCTTGGCCGACGCCTTCGCCCCGCCGCATGTCGTGCATTTTTACTGCGACAACATGCAGGCCTATCATCTGGCCGTGGACTGGATGTCGGCGATGAACGTGCATCCCCTCAAGCCCTCCATGACCATGAACTCGGCGGCCTGCGGCGGCAACGTCCAGGCCTACAACACCGCCTCCATGAACATCTTCCTGGCCTGCAGCGGCAGCTACAACGCCGGAAAGACCGAACGCGGCGAAATCAACGTGGCCATCCCCGGCGAGCAGCTTGTCCTGGTCATGGAGCGGTTGAAGAAACGGGTCGACGATCACGGCGGCGCATCCATCACCCGTCCGGGACAGCCGTTCCCCGGCGCGGACATCTGCAAGAACTGTCCGTTGATCACCTTCAAGAAGGCTGGCGCGGAGGAGGCCCAGGCCTAA
- a CDS encoding terminase small subunit, whose protein sequence is METITKLKERIKELEYEIQIKNNSNDIVICQSDNDTVCDDANCEGSRGAGRPPYYSSVQEMQAAIDAYFHMADEKGWPYTVPDLALALGFTSRQSLLNYSYKHEYMDTIKRAKLRIEGQRARQLVQGQGMVAGQIFDLKNNFGWRDQQDHEQTRGAMTLVQNNIGLPGMPPEPKSIDEWEGWYRNWQEKKLKEERRARVEVVEQRGG, encoded by the coding sequence ATGGAAACAATTACTAAACTTAAAGAACGAATAAAAGAGCTTGAATACGAGATTCAAATCAAAAACAACAGTAATGACATTGTCATATGTCAGAGTGACAACGATACCGTGTGCGATGACGCGAATTGCGAGGGTTCAAGGGGTGCGGGGAGGCCGCCCTACTACTCTTCCGTCCAAGAGATGCAGGCGGCGATTGATGCGTATTTTCACATGGCGGACGAGAAGGGTTGGCCGTACACGGTCCCGGATTTGGCGTTGGCCCTGGGCTTCACGTCCAGGCAGTCACTTCTCAACTACTCATACAAACATGAATATATGGACACTATAAAAAGGGCGAAGCTGCGGATTGAAGGGCAGCGTGCGCGGCAGCTTGTCCAGGGGCAAGGCATGGTGGCGGGTCAGATTTTCGATCTGAAGAACAACTTCGGATGGCGGGACCAGCAGGACCACGAACAGACGCGGGGGGCGATGACGCTGGTTCAGAACAACATCGGCCTCCCGGGCATGCCGCCGGAGCCGAAGTCAATCGATGAGTGGGAGGGATGGTATCGGAATTGGCAGGAGAAGAAGCTGAAGGAGGAAAGGCGAGCGAGGGTGGAGGTAGTTGAACAAAGGGGTGGATAA
- a CDS encoding response regulator transcription factor — MPDAFGVRVFLVDDHPAMRNGLSLLLRQVGHTVCGEAGSRAELLERLEGVQASVALVDLSLAEESGLDLIGDLTAQGIPSLIYSMHEDRGSIERAFDRGARGYVTKREVADVLLEAIEAVAAGRRYASPGAMESLAGRVLAPDEGGTVALSQREEQILDRLGGGESSAEIGRALSISAHTVETYYGRMIRKFGFSSMKELRKFAIRRRG, encoded by the coding sequence ATGCCTGACGCCTTTGGAGTGCGCGTTTTTTTGGTGGACGATCATCCGGCCATGCGAAACGGCCTGTCGCTGCTGTTGCGCCAGGTTGGCCATACGGTCTGCGGCGAGGCCGGAAGCCGGGCGGAACTCCTGGAGCGCCTGGAGGGCGTCCAGGCCTCGGTGGCCCTGGTGGACCTGTCCCTGGCCGAGGAGTCGGGCCTGGACCTGATCGGCGACCTGACGGCCCAGGGGATTCCGAGCCTCATCTATTCCATGCACGAGGACCGGGGGAGCATCGAACGGGCCTTCGACCGGGGGGCGCGGGGCTACGTCACCAAGCGCGAGGTCGCGGACGTGCTTTTGGAGGCCATTGAGGCCGTGGCCGCCGGGCGGCGCTACGCCAGTCCCGGGGCCATGGAGAGCCTGGCTGGACGGGTGCTCGCCCCGGACGAGGGCGGGACCGTCGCCTTGAGCCAGCGTGAGGAGCAGATCCTTGACCGGCTCGGGGGCGGCGAGTCCAGCGCCGAGATCGGTCGGGCCCTGAGCATCAGCGCCCACACCGTGGAGACGTATTACGGCCGCATGATCCGCAAGTTCGGTTTTTCCAGCATGAAGGAACTGCGCAAGTTCGCCATCCGGCGGCGCGGCTGA
- a CDS encoding sensor histidine kinase, with amino-acid sequence MPNVAVRSALAAILAFVLLAPAAGCLRRGADTPVATHGVLDLAGFDLARDGPAALDGQWEFYWDRLLSPEDFGPGVTPPEPSGFMTLPGVWKGYELHGQPLPGYGKATFRLRLSPPPGERRLALRISGVNAAYRLWADGRLIAESGVVGDVAGAETSHRSLAMVGFESHGAPIDLVLQVSNHVFRRGGLRQAIMIGLPDQVQGVHVRIWAWSMFFVGSLLIMAVYHLALHYLRKKDISSLYFAISCTLLVTLLLTMDSSDTLINLFFPDIKPDVVRRIPLVAYAVLGSILYRFYKSIYPDEFFIFVKYICDIRSVVFVFIIVTQPDAYVYKAVLYLPLTTLFVNLCILVMLGLCLKRGRDGSSILFIGYAILSVTSMSDIYRFFFGINVLNLLPLGMLAFALSQALALAQRFTNAFSAVEGLSRALTGKNAALRAEMDERTRLEREIVNVSEEERRRLSHDLHDGLCQQLGGARLRCAALEHRGIAEGDVAAEVAEISLMLKESVSQAYDLSRGLWPVEHTPGEARPSLDDLARRVSQSSGVAIEYVENLDCEPCRNEHLVQFYRIAQEAVANAVKHAQPGRITITLSCGLDRLLALTVRDDGIGLQAAVRSQGGLGMRIMSYRARMIGARLSVEDAPGGGTVVTCLLACGINGDGKEKTDA; translated from the coding sequence ATGCCCAATGTAGCTGTCCGCTCAGCGCTGGCCGCCATCCTGGCGTTCGTGCTCCTGGCGCCTGCCGCCGGATGCCTCCGGCGCGGCGCGGATACGCCCGTGGCCACGCATGGCGTGCTCGACCTGGCCGGGTTCGACCTGGCCCGGGACGGCCCGGCCGCCCTGGACGGGCAGTGGGAATTTTACTGGGACCGGCTGCTTTCTCCCGAGGACTTCGGACCCGGCGTCACGCCTCCCGAACCCTCCGGCTTCATGACCCTCCCCGGCGTATGGAAAGGCTACGAGCTCCACGGCCAGCCCTTGCCGGGCTATGGCAAGGCCACCTTCCGCCTGCGCCTGTCGCCGCCGCCCGGCGAACGCCGACTGGCCCTTCGGATCTCCGGCGTCAACGCCGCCTACCGGCTGTGGGCCGACGGGAGGCTTATCGCCGAAAGCGGTGTGGTCGGCGACGTCGCCGGGGCGGAAACGTCGCATCGCTCCCTGGCCATGGTCGGCTTCGAGAGTCACGGGGCGCCCATCGACCTGGTATTGCAGGTCTCCAACCACGTCTTTCGCCGGGGCGGCCTGCGCCAGGCGATCATGATCGGCCTCCCGGATCAGGTGCAGGGGGTGCATGTCCGCATCTGGGCCTGGTCCATGTTTTTTGTCGGCAGCCTGTTGATCATGGCCGTCTATCATCTCGCCCTGCACTATTTGAGAAAAAAGGATATCTCGTCGCTCTATTTCGCCATCAGCTGCACGCTGCTCGTCACGCTGCTCCTGACCATGGATTCGTCGGATACGTTGATCAATCTTTTTTTTCCAGACATAAAACCTGATGTTGTCCGCAGGATACCCCTTGTCGCGTATGCCGTATTGGGCTCCATCCTGTATCGATTCTATAAATCTATCTATCCTGATGAGTTTTTTATTTTCGTCAAGTATATATGTGACATAAGAAGCGTCGTATTCGTTTTTATCATCGTCACGCAGCCTGATGCGTACGTTTACAAAGCAGTGTTGTATCTGCCGTTGACGACCTTGTTTGTCAATTTATGTATTCTGGTCATGCTAGGACTTTGCCTGAAGCGCGGCCGCGACGGTTCGTCTATTCTTTTCATTGGCTACGCTATCCTGTCGGTAACCTCGATGAGCGACATCTACCGATTCTTCTTCGGCATCAACGTCCTGAATCTCCTGCCGTTGGGCATGCTGGCCTTTGCCCTGTCCCAGGCCCTGGCCCTGGCCCAGCGGTTCACCAATGCGTTCTCGGCCGTAGAAGGTCTGTCCCGGGCGCTTACGGGAAAAAACGCCGCCCTGCGGGCGGAAATGGACGAGCGCACCCGGTTGGAGCGGGAGATCGTCAACGTCAGCGAGGAGGAGCGCCGCCGGTTGAGCCACGACCTGCACGACGGGTTGTGCCAGCAGTTGGGGGGGGCCCGGCTTCGCTGTGCGGCCCTGGAACACCGCGGCATCGCGGAGGGGGACGTGGCGGCGGAAGTCGCGGAGATTTCCCTGATGCTCAAGGAGTCGGTCAGCCAGGCCTACGATCTCTCCCGGGGGCTTTGGCCGGTGGAGCACACCCCGGGCGAGGCCAGGCCGTCCCTGGACGATCTGGCCCGGCGCGTCAGCCAATCCAGCGGCGTCGCTATCGAATATGTCGAGAACCTGGACTGCGAGCCGTGCCGCAACGAGCATCTCGTCCAGTTCTACCGCATCGCCCAGGAGGCGGTGGCCAACGCCGTCAAGCACGCCCAGCCCGGCCGGATCACCATCACCCTGAGTTGCGGTCTCGACCGGCTGCTTGCGCTCACCGTGCGTGACGACGGCATCGGCCTCCAGGCGGCGGTTCGCAGCCAGGGAGGGCTCGGCATGCGGATCATGTCCTACCGGGCCAGGATGATCGGGGCTCGCCTTTCCGTGGAGGACGCCCCGGGCGGCGGAACCGTCGTGACCTGTCTTTTAGCCTGTGGAATCAATGGGGACGGCAAGGAGAAAACCGATGCCTGA
- a CDS encoding transposase produces the protein MHGLHSVGNPAYAPFPMFKIILLQRWYNLRDSAGEECLYMSAVYPYQNF, from the coding sequence TTGCATGGCCTCCACTCCGTTGGCAATCCTGCCTATGCACCGTTTCCGATGTTTAAAATCATTCTGCTTCAGAGGTGGTACAACCTGAGAGATTCGGCGGGTGAGGAATGCTTGTATATGTCTGCTGTGTATCCATATCAAAATTTTTAA